In Halococcus agarilyticus, one genomic interval encodes:
- a CDS encoding DNA-directed DNA polymerase: protein MTEEGTTQATLGGSADPGGSESAAAAAAREVAGDGGANAELTDPAARRYPDADGTVEIAVTQVDYTIEGSGRDETPIIHVFGRTDEDEVEHVRVHEFRPYFYAPSESLVENDDRLDHDRITGWEETAADGDSYESIRGESLTKIFGQTPRDVGQIRDRFDHYEADVLFPNRFLIDNDVTSGLRVPERRASDDALVVPNGEVEPIEMQAEARVCTFDIEVDDRSGFPEDGEETIVCLSSHDSARDEYAVWLYEAPGGEAGPEELAAYEAIDGGGADGEDGGENGDNGNNVDADVYRFATEEAMLAAFLDYIEDTNPDVLTGWNFADFDAPYFIDRLEELGGADHEEHDLDPDRLSRVNEVWRSDWQGPNVKGRVVFDLLYAYQRTQFTELDSYRLDAVGEVELGAGKERYPGDIGDLWEDDPERLLEYNLRDVELCVEIDRQQGVIPFWQEVASFVGCKLEDATTPGDAVDMYVLHEAHGKFALPSKGQQETEEFEGGAVFDPITGVKEMVSVLDLKSLYPMSMVTINASPETQVDPATYDGETYQTPTGVHFRKEPDGMIREMVDELLTEREEKKARRDDHTPGTGAYERLDRQQSAVKVIMNSLYGVFGWDRFRLYDRAMSAGVTSTNREVIAFTERAANELDYQVAYGDTDSVMLELGADTTKDDAIDQAFAIEDHINDAYDEFAQETLNADDHRFQIEFEKLYRRFFQAGKKKRYAGHIIWKEGQDVDDVDITGFEYKRSDIAPITKRVQHEVIDRIVHGEDLDEVKTYLRGVIDGFDEGEVDVEQVGVPGGIGKRLDDYDTDTAQVRGAKYANLLLGTNFQRGSKPKRLYLDRVDGRFYQRLEAERPEITEHPLYDEFRRDVSEGKGVICFEYADQVPDEFAIDWEKMLDKTLKGPIARVVEAVGISWDEVKSGQTQTGLGSFT from the coding sequence ATGACCGAGGAGGGGACCACGCAGGCGACGCTCGGCGGCAGCGCCGATCCGGGCGGGAGCGAGTCGGCGGCGGCAGCGGCAGCCCGCGAGGTCGCCGGCGACGGCGGGGCGAACGCCGAGCTCACCGATCCCGCCGCACGGCGCTACCCCGACGCCGACGGTACTGTCGAGATCGCGGTGACCCAGGTCGACTACACGATCGAGGGCAGCGGCCGCGACGAGACGCCGATCATCCACGTCTTCGGCCGCACGGACGAGGACGAGGTCGAACACGTCCGTGTCCACGAGTTCCGGCCCTACTTCTACGCACCGTCGGAATCGCTCGTCGAAAACGACGACCGGCTCGATCACGACCGGATCACCGGCTGGGAGGAGACGGCTGCGGACGGCGACTCCTACGAGAGCATTCGTGGCGAGTCCCTCACCAAGATCTTCGGCCAGACCCCGCGCGATGTCGGGCAGATCCGGGATCGCTTCGATCACTACGAGGCCGACGTGCTGTTCCCGAACCGATTCCTGATCGACAACGACGTGACGAGCGGGCTCCGGGTGCCCGAACGACGCGCATCCGACGACGCGCTCGTCGTTCCCAACGGCGAGGTCGAGCCGATCGAGATGCAGGCCGAAGCCCGGGTCTGCACGTTCGACATCGAGGTCGACGACCGCTCGGGGTTCCCCGAGGACGGCGAGGAGACCATCGTCTGCCTGTCGAGCCACGACTCCGCCCGCGACGAGTACGCCGTCTGGCTCTACGAAGCGCCCGGCGGCGAGGCGGGACCCGAGGAACTCGCAGCGTACGAGGCGATCGACGGCGGCGGTGCGGACGGCGAAGACGGCGGCGAGAACGGCGACAACGGGAACAACGTCGACGCCGACGTGTACCGATTCGCCACCGAGGAGGCGATGCTCGCGGCGTTTCTCGATTACATCGAGGACACGAACCCCGACGTGCTCACGGGCTGGAACTTCGCGGACTTCGACGCGCCGTACTTCATCGACCGGCTCGAAGAACTCGGCGGCGCGGATCACGAGGAGCACGATCTCGACCCCGACCGGCTCTCGCGGGTGAACGAGGTCTGGCGGTCGGACTGGCAGGGGCCGAATGTCAAGGGTCGCGTGGTGTTCGACCTGCTGTACGCCTACCAGCGCACCCAGTTCACCGAGCTCGACTCCTACCGGCTGGACGCCGTCGGCGAGGTCGAACTCGGCGCGGGCAAGGAGCGCTACCCGGGCGACATCGGTGACCTCTGGGAGGACGACCCCGAACGGTTGCTCGAATACAACCTCCGGGACGTAGAGCTCTGCGTCGAGATCGACCGCCAGCAGGGCGTGATCCCGTTCTGGCAGGAGGTCGCGTCGTTCGTGGGCTGCAAACTGGAGGACGCCACCACGCCGGGCGACGCGGTGGACATGTACGTGCTCCACGAGGCCCACGGGAAGTTCGCGCTTCCCTCGAAGGGCCAGCAGGAGACCGAGGAGTTCGAGGGCGGTGCGGTGTTCGATCCCATCACCGGCGTGAAGGAGATGGTCTCGGTGCTCGATTTGAAGTCACTCTACCCAATGAGCATGGTGACCATCAACGCCTCGCCCGAGACCCAGGTCGATCCCGCGACCTACGACGGCGAGACCTATCAAACACCCACGGGGGTCCACTTCCGGAAGGAGCCTGATGGAATGATCCGCGAGATGGTCGACGAGCTCCTCACCGAGCGCGAGGAGAAGAAGGCTCGCCGCGACGATCACACCCCAGGGACCGGAGCGTACGAGCGACTCGACCGCCAGCAAAGCGCCGTGAAGGTCATCATGAACAGCCTCTACGGCGTGTTCGGCTGGGATCGATTCCGGCTCTACGACCGGGCGATGAGCGCGGGCGTGACCTCCACCAACCGGGAGGTCATCGCCTTCACCGAGCGCGCCGCGAACGAGCTGGATTATCAGGTCGCCTACGGCGACACCGACAGCGTCATGCTCGAACTCGGTGCCGACACCACGAAGGACGACGCCATCGATCAGGCGTTCGCGATCGAGGATCACATCAACGACGCCTACGACGAGTTCGCGCAGGAGACGCTGAACGCCGACGACCACCGCTTCCAGATCGAGTTCGAGAAGCTCTACCGACGGTTCTTCCAGGCGGGTAAGAAGAAACGCTACGCCGGCCACATCATCTGGAAAGAGGGCCAAGACGTCGACGACGTCGACATCACGGGGTTCGAGTACAAGCGCTCGGACATCGCCCCGATCACCAAGCGCGTCCAGCACGAGGTCATCGATCGCATCGTCCACGGCGAGGACTTGGACGAGGTCAAGACGTACCTCAGAGGCGTCATCGACGGGTTCGACGAGGGTGAGGTCGACGTCGAGCAGGTCGGCGTACCGGGCGGGATCGGCAAGCGCCTCGACGACTACGACACCGACACCGCCCAGGTCCGGGGCGCGAAGTACGCGAACCTCCTCCTCGGAACGAACTTCCAGCGCGGCAGCAAACCCAAACGCCTCTACCTCGATCGCGTCGACGGCCGGTTCTACCAGCGCCTCGAAGCCGAGCGCCCCGAGATAACGGAGCACCCGCTCTACGACGAGTTCCGGCGGGACGTCAGCGAGGGCAAGGGCGTCATCTGCTTCGAGTACGCCGACCAGGTCCCCGACGAGTTCGCCATCGACTGGGAGAAGATGCTCGACAAGACCCTCAAGGGACCGATCGCGCGCGTCGTCGAGGCGGTCGGCATCTCGTGGGACGAGGTCAAGTCCGGCCAGACCCAGACCGGGCTCGGAAGCTTCACCTGA
- a CDS encoding alkaline phosphatase family protein translates to MRRLGRHVADAYRNLRHGGPDVIREFLSRAYFGTVPSVDPDPVYAEDWDLLIVLDACRADLFDEVVADGSYEGLYGGESRISAGSTSTEWIEGVFGDADPDDLRDTAYITGNPYSESHLDEEAFGLVDEVWRYAWDDELGTIPARPLTDRTIAVGRERSFDRMVVHYMQPHFPSIPDDDRDTGVTLDEFGDESMSVWEELRFGQRTESEVWESYRKNLEYVLGEVGLLLDHVDAERVVVTADHGNAVGEAGLYGHAEGVALPCLREVPWCKTTATDRQVHEPAQYDATATTGTTAARLESLGYA, encoded by the coding sequence ATGCGCAGACTCGGGCGGCACGTCGCCGACGCCTACCGCAACCTCCGTCACGGTGGGCCCGACGTCATCCGGGAGTTCCTCTCGCGAGCGTACTTCGGCACGGTGCCCTCCGTCGATCCCGACCCCGTCTACGCCGAGGACTGGGACCTCCTGATCGTGCTCGATGCCTGCCGGGCCGACCTCTTCGACGAGGTGGTCGCCGACGGCAGCTACGAGGGCCTCTACGGCGGCGAATCCCGCATTTCGGCGGGCAGCACCTCGACGGAGTGGATCGAAGGCGTCTTCGGCGACGCCGACCCCGACGACCTCCGCGATACGGCGTACATCACGGGCAACCCCTACTCCGAATCGCATCTCGACGAGGAAGCGTTCGGCCTCGTCGACGAGGTTTGGCGGTACGCCTGGGACGACGAGCTGGGAACGATCCCCGCGCGGCCGCTGACCGACCGCACCATCGCCGTCGGCCGCGAGCGCTCCTTCGACCGGATGGTGGTCCACTACATGCAGCCCCACTTCCCCTCGATCCCCGACGACGACCGCGATACGGGCGTCACCCTCGACGAGTTCGGCGACGAGTCGATGTCGGTCTGGGAGGAGCTCCGCTTCGGTCAGCGAACCGAGAGCGAGGTCTGGGAGAGCTACCGCAAGAATCTCGAATACGTGCTCGGCGAGGTCGGACTCCTGCTTGATCACGTCGACGCCGAGCGAGTGGTCGTGACCGCGGATCACGGCAACGCCGTTGGCGAGGCGGGGCTGTACGGCCACGCCGAGGGCGTCGCGCTCCCCTGCCTCCGAGAGGTGCCGTGGTGTAAGACCACCGCGACCGATCGCCAGGTCCACGAACCCGCCCAGTACGACGCCACCGCGACCACCGGCACGACCGCCGCCCGCCTCGAATCGCTTGGCTACGCTTGA
- a CDS encoding sulfatase-like hydrolase/transferase: MPSKPNLLVLCVDCLREDCLASNASDTPFLDDLRSSGIDCEQLFATATTTTPAVASLLTGSYSERNGVHSLQYGRLDADVPTLPEILGERGWHTEALVTGPLVDETGLNRGFDVYRHREEDESLFGAWRDTARDRLASLPEPFAAFVHCWELHEDVDVPAAYDAPAYGDTGYTRALSALDRELHDLVATVPENTLVAVHGDHGESITHRHNPLRLLAKSVRDAFRYYGGVDTRSVVDRVNRALDGLGPDVADHFLENGHGENVFDFATNVPFVLAGPGIDPATITAQTRQVDVLPTLLAALGADFERGIDGESLLPADDVTDRPAYLRACGASLHRRRNWARAIRHDGAKYVEYPDRAWSAELYDLDADPQELVPIEADRLAARLQRRLPTDELGDAERLDIDARLRDLGYL, from the coding sequence GTGCCCTCGAAACCGAACCTCCTCGTGCTCTGTGTCGACTGCCTCCGCGAGGACTGCCTCGCATCGAACGCGTCCGACACGCCCTTTCTCGACGATCTCCGTTCTTCCGGAATCGACTGCGAGCAACTGTTCGCGACCGCGACCACCACGACGCCCGCGGTCGCGAGCCTCCTCACGGGCTCGTACTCCGAGCGCAACGGCGTCCACTCCCTCCAGTACGGCCGTCTCGACGCGGACGTTCCGACGCTCCCCGAAATCCTCGGCGAGCGCGGCTGGCACACCGAAGCGCTCGTGACCGGCCCGCTGGTCGATGAGACGGGGCTCAATCGGGGGTTCGACGTCTATCGTCATCGGGAAGAGGACGAGTCGCTGTTCGGTGCCTGGCGCGACACTGCCCGCGACCGCCTCGCCTCGCTCCCCGAACCGTTCGCGGCGTTCGTCCACTGCTGGGAACTCCACGAGGACGTCGACGTGCCCGCTGCGTACGACGCACCGGCCTACGGCGATACCGGATACACGCGTGCGCTCAGCGCGCTCGATCGGGAGCTCCACGATCTCGTTGCGACGGTTCCCGAGAACACGCTCGTCGCGGTCCACGGCGACCACGGCGAGAGCATCACCCACCGCCACAACCCGCTCCGGCTGCTCGCCAAAAGCGTCCGCGACGCGTTCCGGTACTACGGCGGCGTCGACACCCGCTCCGTCGTCGACCGAGTGAATCGCGCGCTCGACGGCCTCGGCCCCGACGTCGCCGATCACTTCCTCGAAAACGGCCACGGGGAGAACGTCTTCGACTTCGCGACCAACGTCCCCTTCGTCCTCGCCGGGCCGGGGATCGACCCCGCGACGATCACCGCCCAGACCCGCCAGGTCGACGTCCTCCCGACACTGCTCGCGGCGCTCGGGGCTGATTTCGAGAGGGGGATCGACGGTGAATCACTCCTGCCGGCGGACGACGTCACCGACCGGCCGGCGTACCTGCGCGCGTGCGGCGCGTCGCTCCACCGCCGGCGCAACTGGGCGCGCGCGATCCGCCACGACGGCGCGAAGTACGTCGAGTACCCCGATCGTGCGTGGTCGGCCGAACTGTACGACCTCGACGCCGATCCCCAGGAGCTCGTCCCGATCGAGGCCGACCGGCTCGCGGCGCGGCTGCAACGTCGCCTCCCCACCGACGAACTCGGCGACGCCGAACGCCTCGACATCGACGCTCGGCTCCGCGACCTGGGCTATCTCTGA